The following nucleotide sequence is from Acidimicrobiia bacterium.
TAGCGCGCCGAACAGCACACAACCCGTGGCGGTGGCAAGGGCGATGGCTCCTACCCATGTGCGATCAAGTGGGATCGTCGGATTCGCCGGCGTGAGCTCGACGACTGAGCGCGTCTCACCGCCCCCGATGAGTCCGCCCGCCGAGACGAGGAACAACCTCGTCGCGAACTTGAACATCGTGTCGAACGATGCCGACACCTGAACTCCCTGGTCACCGAACATCAGCCACCCAAGGCCGACCAGCGCTGGAGCCCAGAGGCTGGCAACCACGAAACGCATCGGCCAGAGGAAGGCGAGGAGAACGGTCACGAACACGCCGCCGATGATCGCGACTCCGCTGTCCGCCGCAATCGCGAGTACCAATAGGGCCGCGATCAACGTCGCGGACTTCGGTGTCCTTTGATCACCCAGTACCACATACGCCGCGAAGAAACACGCGGCGAGGCAGAAGTTGATCCCGAGCTGGAACTCCCACACCACATTTTGTCCACCGGGTCCGAAGTACGTGACGACGAGTGCCGCGAGAAGCGCGAGCAATGTGGGTACGCCCAAACGGCGCAGCACCAGGGCAATTCCGATCTGCATCGCCGCAACGCTGGCCATGAATGCAACCCAGATGAGCTGGTGCCCCTCCAGCCCGAACCACGCACGTTGCAGCCGGTACAAGATGTACGACGGCACCTCGAGGTGCCCTTGATGACCGGAGAACATCTCGGTCCACGAACCGAGCGACTTGTCGATCATCGTCCACTCGTCGTAGTAGTACCAATGGTCCTGGTACCACGTCGCGATCCAGAGCATCCCCGCGAGCGGGAACGCGACCCACACCGCGATTCGCATGGCATCGGCGCGAGACGTCGAGCGCAGCCGAGCGACGAACCCTCCGATCACTGGCGCCGTCGACTCAGATCAAGCCGTTGTCGATCGCGTCGACAACCCAGGGCACGACCTCGTCAAGCATCTCGTCGAGCGTCGTCGTTGCCTCGAAGCCGAGCACGCGACGTGCCTTCTCGACCGAAGGGACCCGCTTCTGCACGTCGTACTCGAACGCCCTTCCCGTGACGTACCGAAAGGGGGCGTCGGGACCGCGGAGTCGATGCCAGATGCTCTCCGCGAGCTCCAGCACCGTCGTCGACTGCGCTGTCGAGAGGTTGAAGTCGTCGTTGAGCGCGTCGGGGTGTTCCATCGCGGTGACGGTGCCCTTGGCCAGGTCACCGCCGTAGGTGTAATGACGGATCTGGTTGCCCTCGCCGAGGATGTGGAGCGGGTCCTGGCCCTTGACGATCTTCTGGATGAGGTCCGGCACGACGTGGCTCATGGCGAGCTTGATGTTGCCGCTCAGCACCTCGACGTCGGATCGGGCCCGGATCTCGCCGATGCCCACGCAGTTGAACGGCCGGCAGATCGTGTACGGCAGCTCGTACTGGGTATGGGCAGCTCGCGCGTAGTACTCGACCGCGAGCTTCTGGAAGCCGTACGAGGAGATCGGCGGCGGGATCTCGCGCTCTTGGCCCTCGTACGACGGCCACGAGTCGGCCGACTCGAAGACCATCGACGAGCTCATGTACGTGACCTTGCGAAGGCGTCCTTCCCGATGCGCGACGATCGCGGCGTCGCACGACGAGGCCATGATCCGCTCGTTGGTCGCCAGGAGGTCGTACCCGAACGTGTGAAAGTAGGAGATGCCACCGATGAGCGCGGCCCCGGCGATGAAGTGGTCGCAGTTGCGCAACGTCTCGGTCATCAGCTCGACATCGCGGGCGTCGCCCTCGATCAGCTGGTAGTCGGGATGATCGTCGTAGGACTTCGCGATCTTCCCGTACTTGGAGTGGTTGTCGATGCCGATGACCTGGTAGCCGCGCGCCAGCAGCTCCTCGACGACGTATCCGCCGATGAAGCCGGCTGCACCGGTCACGAGGACCCTCTGGTCGCCGGTCAACGTGCTTCTCCCGTGGCCCTTCGCAGCTGACCGATCGACAGCTTCCGCCCGAACGCGAAGCGGTACCACCGCAAGTAGCGCGGGAGCCATCGCAGCACCTTGAAGTTCGACGTGCCCTTCGCGCGCTCGAGCCAGATCGTGGGGATCTCCGCGGTTCGGAGCCGGAGTCGCCGTGCCTTGGCCACCAGCTCGATCCCGATCTCGAAACCGGTCTCCGACTGGATGCCCACATCGCGTACGAAGTTGGTGGAGTACGCCTTGAACGAGTTCGTCGCGTCGCGCGTGCCGACTCGCGCGAGCCAGTACAGCGTCAGCCCCGCGAAGTTCGACAGGAAGGTCTTGAACGGTGATCCGCCGATCTGCTGGCCACCACTCATGTAGCGAGAAGCCGCGGCGATGACGACACCTCGCTCCACGAGCTTGCACAGTTCGTCGATCTGCTCGGCGTCGTCACTGCCGTCGGCCATCGTCACGACGGCGACTGGCGCGCGCGTCTGGTCTATGCCGCACCGGATGGCGCGCGCCGGCCCAGCCCCGAGCGTGTTCATGACCGGGATGACGCGGGAGTCAGCAGCCGAGTACTTCTCGAGGAACGGGAGTGTGGTGTCGGCATCGTCGTCGTACACGACCAGGATCTCGAACGGCAGCTCGACCCCCTCGACGATGCGGTCGAGGCACCAGATGATGGTCTCGCCTTCGTTCTTGACCGGGATCACCACCGAGACCCGCGGTGTTTCAAGCTCGTTCATACCTGGACGCCGCGGTCTCGCAGGTTCCAGATGTCCACAATCGGGACCTCGGTCTCGATGTCACGGTACGCGCGGTGCGGTGCGCCGATGATGAGGAGATCGGCCTCGCGCAGCACTTCGTCGAGGGGCACGAGCGATGGATCGATGGTCACGTAGGGATCGGTGGTCAGCACGCGTTCGGCCTTGAACCCCAAGATGCGCTTCAGCTTGTAGCTGAGGCTCGACCGAATGTCGTCGGACTCGGCCTTGAACGACATCCCGAGGATGCCGACGGTCATGCTCGCGAGGTCGTACCTGCGCTCGAGCCGGGCCACCACGTAGAGAGGGAGGCCTTCATTGGTGTTGACGCTGGCCTGACCGAGCTGGAAGTTGTTGTTGTTGAACGCCGCGAGCTGCATCGTGTCCTTGAACAGGCAGGGTCCGGCGGCAAATCCGGCGCGTGGCAGGTCTGCGGCCCGGGGGTAGTTGTAGGTGAGGGCCGAGCGGATGCGCTCGTAGTCGAGGCCGAAGTCGTTGGCCATCATGTAGAGCTGGTTGGCGGTGGCGAATTTGATGTACCGCCAGGTGTTCGTGAACAGCTTGGCAAGCTCCGCTTCCTCCGGCTCCAGGTACACCATGTCGTCGGTCAGCACGCGCAGCAGCTTCGTGGCGCGCTCGGAGGCCCGTTCCGTGCGAGCCGCGATGATCTGGGGTAGCTCACAGAGCTCGGTCATCGCCTCACCCTCGGCAATGCGCTCCGGACAGAAGGCGACGTCGACGTCGACCCCGAGGCGTGCGACGAGGTTCTCCACCATCGCGGTGACACCGGGGTACACGGTGCTCCGAAGTACGAGAAGCTGGCCGTCGACCAGGCTCTCGGCGATCTCCGCGATCGCCACCTGCATCGCCTTGAGATCGGGGTTGAGGTGCTCGTCGATCGGGGTGCCGATCACGACCACGACATGCTCCGCGTGGGCAACGAGTGCCGGGTCGGTCGTCGCCCGCAGACGGCCCGCCTCGAGCACGCGTGCGAGCACCTTGACCGCGCCGCGCTCCTCGAAGGGCAGGATCCCGGCGTTGACCTTGTCGACCGCGATCGCGTTGACGTCGAAGAGTGTGACGTCGAGCCCGCGATCTGCGCTTACGAGCGCGAACGGAAGCCCCACGTGACCACAGCCGCCCACCACCGCGACGTCGACCGAGAAGCGCGAACTGCTCATTCCGCCCGCGACTGGTAGTGGACAGAGACCCTTGCCATGGGGCACAAGCGTACGCCGCCGCCGCCGTCCGGCGCCGAAGAGCGGCACCGCCGTAGCATCCAGACGGTGAGTGGGCCCGATACGTCGAGCGACGTTCCCGGCATCGACTACCAACGCCTGTACGCGTATCGGTTCCGGCACGTCGACCAGGGGTCCCGACAGGCCGTGTGGAACGAGCTCGCGCCCACGATCCACCGATGGCTCGGTTCACCGCAGCGAGTGCTCGATCCGGCCGCGGGTCGGGGCGAGTTCATCAACGCAGTCGCGGCGCGCGAGCGTTGGGTCGTCGACAACATCGAGTACGACGAGACGGTACGGGACCCCGGTGTGAAGGTGGTCATCGGCGACGCACGGTTCGTGGATCTGCCCGAGGCGCACTTCGACGGTGTGTTCGTGTCGAACCTGCTCGAGCACCTGCCGACGCAGGACGACGTGGCTCGGTTCCTCCGCCGCATGCGCGGCTGCTTGACGCCGTCGGGTCGCATCGCCGTGATGGGGCCGAACTTCCGTTACTGCTCGCGGGACTACTTCGACTGCGCCGACCACACCCTGGCTCTCACGCACGGTGCCGTCGAAGAGCACCTGTACAGCGCAGGCTTCGAGATCACACGAACGATCCCGCGCTTCATCCCGTACTCGTTCAGGAGCCGCATGCCCCAGTCGCGGCTGCTCGTGCGCGCGTACCTTCGCATGCCGGTCGCCTGGCGACTGCTGGGCAAGCAGTTCCTGGTCCTCGCGGAGAACCCGGCCGCGTAGCTGTTCGGGTGTCGCGCTACGACGCGGGCTTGCCGTTCGAGCTCGCCAACAGCTCGACGATCTGCGATGCCATGGCGGCCGCGACCCGGCGTGCCCCGCCGGCATGGGTGATGGCGCAGTGTGTGCCGTCCCACGCCGGGTCGTCGCAGAAGTGGAAGCCATCGACGTAGCGGACGCCGATGGTGCCGTCGGCAGTGCACCCGGGCTCGCCGCCGGACAGGCAGGGCATCCGCCACTGGTACGCGCCGTTGGCGTCGCGAATGAAGATCCCGGGATCCAGCACGGTGATGTGGTCGGGATCCTCGGCGGCCCAGAGCTGGAACTGAGGGGTCTGCGCGGGCGCGTCGACGGTCACGCCGTTGCCGACCACCTTGTAGACGTTGGGATCGGGCGAGGGCACCACGTTGGGGACGATCGGCGCGAGGTACACCTCGACATCGGCGGCCCTCCAGATGCGGATCGCTTCGCGGACTTGCAGCTCCCAGTCCTTGTTGCACGTGCTGTTGTCGAAGAACCAGTCGAACGCGAACCAGATCGCGACATCGGGACGGGTCGCCGGGTCGTTCACCTGCTCGCGGAGCTTCGGCAGCAACGTGCACGGTGGGGCGGCGCTGTGGGCGACGCTCTCGAACGCGCCACCATGGTCCTCGACGATGGCGGCAAGGCAGGGAACCAGCTCCACGGCAACCGAGTTCCCTGCCAGCTGCACGAGGGGACGCTTTCCCTTCCCGTCGGCCGCGGGCGGTACGCCGGCCTCGACGGGTGGGGGAGTGTCGAGCGGCCCGTCACAGTGCGGTGCTGCCGCATAACCGACGGCGGTCTCCTCGCTCGAGCGCGATGGGTTCACCTTGGGCGGTGCGGCAATGGATGGGAACGCGGCCACGGGGATGGCGAGTAGCACGGCGAGGATGATCGCCGTGAGGACCGGGACGAGGCCGCGTCGGGTGGTCCAACGCGGCCACTGGCCGCGCCGGATGGGCTGCTCGACGAGCCAGTAGCTCGCGAGCGACACCGTGAGCGTGATGACGGCGCGGAGCGAGAAGAGCGCGACGCCGTCGAGTCCGGTTTCGTCCTGGTTCAGCCAGACGACGACGGGCCAATGCCAGAGGTACACGCCGTACGAGATCAGCCCGAGCCCGACCAGGGGTCGGCCTTCGAACACGCGCGCTAACGGGTTCGATCCCGGTTGCGCGGCGGCGACGAGGACGACCGCGATGAGCACGGCGATCGCGCCGTAGCCGCCTTGGTAGATCCAGGTGTCGGTGGTGTCGATGATGGCCATAGCGGTGACGAGCGCCAGTGAGGCGGCGCATCCGGCCACGATCAGCAACGTCCGCGGCGCGCGACGAGCGACCCCGAGCGCGCCGGCCGTCAACGCACCGAGCGCAGCGCCGATCAGAAGAAGGAACGCCCGCGTGTCGGTGCCGTAGTAGACGCGGTCGGGGTCGCGCGCGTCGAAGAGCGCGATCATCTCGAGCAGCGACAACGCGCCAAGCACCACGCACATCACGACGAGGGCACGGCGGAAGCGACGACGCGCGCGAGCCGTTCGTTGCGCCTTGCGGCTCTGCGTGCGCGCCACGAGCGCTCCGATCCCGGCGACTGCCAAAGGCCACAGCAAGTAGAACTGCTCTTCGATCGCGAGGGACCACGTATGGCGCAGCGGGCTCGGCGCCTGCTGGATGAACTGCTCGACGTATGCCTGGCCCGACGCGATGAAGTGCCAGTTGGCGACATAGCCGAGTGCGGCCAGGCCGTCCTCAGCCATGTTGTGCGCGGCGACCTTCGTGGCCACCAGCAGCGCGTAGAAGCCGACCACGGCGAGGACCAGGAACAGCGCCGGGAGCAGCCGCCGGGCCCGGCGAATCCAGAACTGCCGCAGCGAGATGCGGCGAGATCGTTCGAGTTCGTTGACCAGCAGGCTGGTGATCAAGAACCCGCTGAGCACGAAGAAGATGTCGACCCCGAGGAAACCTCCTGGCGCGATCTCGGGGGAGAAGTGAAACAACACCACCGCGAGCACGGCCACGCCGCGCAACCCGTCGAGGGCACGCAAGTGAGCCAACTTGTTGCCATCACCGGCGGCGGGCGAGCCATGCCGAGCGCGCCGAGGAGCGCGTGCCTGCGCTGTTGTCGCGTCCTGAGTCGGTGCGTCGATGGTCACTTCGACAGTAGAGGCTACAGATTGCCCACGTCGTGCTCGAGTAAGTCGGCGAACTTGGCCTGCGCGGCCGCGATCGTGCGCGGGAGATGGCGACTGGGCCACTCGTCAGGTGCGGGTCGGCAGTCCTTGAGGATCTGACGCGCAACCGTCACCTTGTGCACCTCGTTCGGTCCGTCCATCACACCCTGCATGGCCGCGATTTGCCAGAGCCTGCTCAACGGCATCTCGTTCGAGACGCCCAACGCACCGTGCACCTGCACCGCGCGTTGCACCACGTCGTGGAGCACCTTGGCCGCCGTGTACTTCGCCGCGGCAATCTCCTTGCGGGCTCCCGCCGTCGTCTTCTGGTCGATGAGCCACGCCGTGTAGAGCACGAACAGCCGGAACTGCTCGATCTCCGCATACGAGTCGGCGATGTAGCCCTGTACGAACTGCTTGTCACCGAGGATTCCCGTACGGGTCTCGCGACTCAACGCGCGCTCGCAGAGCATGTCGAAGGCCTGCCGGCACTGGGCGACCGTTCGCATCGCGTGGTGGATGCGCCCACCGCCGAGTCGGGTCTGCGCGATCGCAAATCCCTGGCCTTCGCCACCCAAGAGGTTGTCGGCCGGGACGCGCACGTCGTTGTATCGCATGTATGCGTGCATGCCCGTGCCGATGGGCTCGTCTCCGGTGCCGAGGTACCGGACCACGTCGAGTCCGGGTGTGTCGGTGGGCACCAGAAACATCGACGAGCCCTGGTACACGGGCACGTCGGGGTCGGTGATCACCATCACGATGACGAAGGCGGCCGACGAGAAGTTCGACGAGAAGAACTTCTCCCCGGTGATGACCCACTCGTCGCCGTCGCGCACGGCACGCGTCCGGAACAACGACGGATCCGAGCCACCCTGCGGCTCGGTCATCGAGTAACAGGAGAAGATCTCGCCGTCGAGCAGCGGCTGGAGATACCGCCGCTTCTGATCGTCGGTGCCGTAGTGGGCGATGATCTCGGCGTTGCCCGTGTCGGGCGCTTGGGTGCCGAACACGATCGGTGCCCACGAAGATCGCCCGAGGATCTCGTTCATCAACCCGAGCTTGAGCTGGCCGAAGCCCTGGCCGCCCAGCTCAGGGCCGAGGTGACAGGCCCACAACCCACGCGCCCGGACCTGGTCCTTGAGTGGGTCGACGATCATGCGGAGCCGCGCGTCGAGGGGCACGTACGCGAGGTCACCCCAGAGCGCGTCCAACGGTTCGATCTCGGCCCGCACGAACGAGTCCATCCATTCGAGCTCGGCCTGGAACGCCGGATCGGTCGAGAAGTCCCACGCCACGGCGGCGCAGGCTAGTGGCGACTACCCGAGGCGGTACGGCTTGCCGACGGCCCGGATGGGCTCGAGCGGCGGCACGGAACCCACCGGCACGGCGTACGCCGCTCCGTCGTCAGCCTCGTCGCCGACGCCACCCGCGATCGAGCACAGGTGACACATCCAGACTCGGAGGTCCGAGAGGGCTCTGGTGTAGTGCACGTGGGTTCATCGTCAAATTGCGGCCTCGGGTTGAGGCCCCAGGACCTGGGCCCGGACGGCCGCTACGGCCGATCGCAAGTCGGGCACCTCCCGTTCCACAG
It contains:
- a CDS encoding glycosyltransferase family 2 protein — encoded protein: MNELETPRVSVVIPVKNEGETIIWCLDRIVEGVELPFEILVVYDDDADTTLPFLEKYSAADSRVIPVMNTLGAGPARAIRCGIDQTRAPVAVVTMADGSDDAEQIDELCKLVERGVVIAAASRYMSGGQQIGGSPFKTFLSNFAGLTLYWLARVGTRDATNSFKAYSTNFVRDVGIQSETGFEIGIELVAKARRLRLRTAEIPTIWLERAKGTSNFKVLRWLPRYLRWYRFAFGRKLSIGQLRRATGEAR
- a CDS encoding acyltransferase, which produces MTIDAPTQDATTAQARAPRRARHGSPAAGDGNKLAHLRALDGLRGVAVLAVVLFHFSPEIAPGGFLGVDIFFVLSGFLITSLLVNELERSRRISLRQFWIRRARRLLPALFLVLAVVGFYALLVATKVAAHNMAEDGLAALGYVANWHFIASGQAYVEQFIQQAPSPLRHTWSLAIEEQFYLLWPLAVAGIGALVARTQSRKAQRTARARRRFRRALVVMCVVLGALSLLEMIALFDARDPDRVYYGTDTRAFLLLIGAALGALTAGALGVARRAPRTLLIVAGCAASLALVTAMAIIDTTDTWIYQGGYGAIAVLIAVVLVAAAQPGSNPLARVFEGRPLVGLGLISYGVYLWHWPVVVWLNQDETGLDGVALFSLRAVITLTVSLASYWLVEQPIRRGQWPRWTTRRGLVPVLTAIILAVLLAIPVAAFPSIAAPPKVNPSRSSEETAVGYAAAPHCDGPLDTPPPVEAGVPPAADGKGKRPLVQLAGNSVAVELVPCLAAIVEDHGGAFESVAHSAAPPCTLLPKLREQVNDPATRPDVAIWFAFDWFFDNSTCNKDWELQVREAIRIWRAADVEVYLAPIVPNVVPSPDPNVYKVVGNGVTVDAPAQTPQFQLWAAEDPDHITVLDPGIFIRDANGAYQWRMPCLSGGEPGCTADGTIGVRYVDGFHFCDDPAWDGTHCAITHAGGARRVAAAMASQIVELLASSNGKPAS
- a CDS encoding methyltransferase domain-containing protein, with amino-acid sequence MSGPDTSSDVPGIDYQRLYAYRFRHVDQGSRQAVWNELAPTIHRWLGSPQRVLDPAAGRGEFINAVAARERWVVDNIEYDETVRDPGVKVVIGDARFVDLPEAHFDGVFVSNLLEHLPTQDDVARFLRRMRGCLTPSGRIAVMGPNFRYCSRDYFDCADHTLALTHGAVEEHLYSAGFEITRTIPRFIPYSFRSRMPQSRLLVRAYLRMPVAWRLLGKQFLVLAENPAA
- a CDS encoding acyl-CoA dehydrogenase family protein, which gives rise to MAWDFSTDPAFQAELEWMDSFVRAEIEPLDALWGDLAYVPLDARLRMIVDPLKDQVRARGLWACHLGPELGGQGFGQLKLGLMNEILGRSSWAPIVFGTQAPDTGNAEIIAHYGTDDQKRRYLQPLLDGEIFSCYSMTEPQGGSDPSLFRTRAVRDGDEWVITGEKFFSSNFSSAAFVIVMVITDPDVPVYQGSSMFLVPTDTPGLDVVRYLGTGDEPIGTGMHAYMRYNDVRVPADNLLGGEGQGFAIAQTRLGGGRIHHAMRTVAQCRQAFDMLCERALSRETRTGILGDKQFVQGYIADSYAEIEQFRLFVLYTAWLIDQKTTAGARKEIAAAKYTAAKVLHDVVQRAVQVHGALGVSNEMPLSRLWQIAAMQGVMDGPNEVHKVTVARQILKDCRPAPDEWPSRHLPRTIAAAQAKFADLLEHDVGNL
- a CDS encoding nucleotide sugar dehydrogenase: MSSSRFSVDVAVVGGCGHVGLPFALVSADRGLDVTLFDVNAIAVDKVNAGILPFEERGAVKVLARVLEAGRLRATTDPALVAHAEHVVVVIGTPIDEHLNPDLKAMQVAIAEIAESLVDGQLLVLRSTVYPGVTAMVENLVARLGVDVDVAFCPERIAEGEAMTELCELPQIIAARTERASERATKLLRVLTDDMVYLEPEEAELAKLFTNTWRYIKFATANQLYMMANDFGLDYERIRSALTYNYPRAADLPRAGFAAGPCLFKDTMQLAAFNNNNFQLGQASVNTNEGLPLYVVARLERRYDLASMTVGILGMSFKAESDDIRSSLSYKLKRILGFKAERVLTTDPYVTIDPSLVPLDEVLREADLLIIGAPHRAYRDIETEVPIVDIWNLRDRGVQV
- a CDS encoding NAD(P)-dependent oxidoreductase — encoded protein: MTGDQRVLVTGAAGFIGGYVVEELLARGYQVIGIDNHSKYGKIAKSYDDHPDYQLIEGDARDVELMTETLRNCDHFIAGAALIGGISYFHTFGYDLLATNERIMASSCDAAIVAHREGRLRKVTYMSSSMVFESADSWPSYEGQEREIPPPISSYGFQKLAVEYYARAAHTQYELPYTICRPFNCVGIGEIRARSDVEVLSGNIKLAMSHVVPDLIQKIVKGQDPLHILGEGNQIRHYTYGGDLAKGTVTAMEHPDALNDDFNLSTAQSTTVLELAESIWHRLRGPDAPFRYVTGRAFEYDVQKRVPSVEKARRVLGFEATTTLDEMLDEVVPWVVDAIDNGLI